In Sphingobacterium sp. R2, the genomic stretch GAGAAACGGAAAAAACTAAAATGTCGTTGGAGGAGATGGACGTAGTTTGGCTAAGATTTGATCCAGTATTGGATATGGTAAGCAGACCTTGGGCGGCAGCTTCCGCACTGCAATTTGCGTCTTTCCTAAAAGCGAAAGGAGTATTGGTCATCAACGATCCAGATAGCCTTGGTAGAGCCAGTAATAAGTTGTATTTAGAAGAGTTCGATGAATCTATTCGTCCTAAAACTATTGTAACACGAAATTATGCGGACGTGGTACGATTTTTTGAACAACAGAACAGGCTAATAATTTTAAAACCTTTAAAAGGTTCGGGTGGCAAAAATGTGTTTTTGATCAATAAAGATAATCAGCAAAATCTAAAACAAACCGTAGAGGCTATTGCGCGAGATGGTTATGTAATTGGTCAAGAATACCTGCCGGAAGCTGCGCATGGCGACATAAGATTCTTTTTGCTAAATGGAGAGCCTATTTTGATCAATGGTAAATTTGCTGCTGTTCATCGGGTACAACAGGGCGATGAGATACGGAGTAATGTTCATCAAGGAGCAACGACGCAAGGTGCCGTTATTTCAGCAGAACTATTGGGGATGGTCGAAAAAATAAAAGACAAATTGATCCGGGATGGGATGTGTTTTGTTGGTCTAGATGTGGTTGGTAATCGTATTATGGAAATTAATGTATTTAGTCCAGGTGCGTTATGTCAGGCGGAAGAAATATTAAAGGAGGATTTCTCAGGTTTTATTATTAATAAACTGGAGGAAAAGGTGGCAATCAGCAAAAAAGTATCACTTAAATAAATTGGTTGTATGAGCAACGTGAGGGAGTATTGTTAGATAGATTTGAGATAATTATGGATTTGAGATGAAGAACCTTGGTTAATTTATTTTTATTTTTGAAAAAAGAAAAATATGCTAATTATAGAATCTCCGTCTGACGATGCTTATTTTAACATCGCTTCCGAAGAATATTTATTGGGTAAATATCCTAAAGAAGATATCTTTCTAATCTATATAAATGCTCCCTCAATTATAGTAGGTAAGTTCCAAAATACGCTTGCAGAAATAAATCTTGATTACGTTAATGACAATAATATTAAGGTTGTTAGACGAATGTCAGGTGGAGGTGCTGTTTATCATGATGCTGGAAATCTTAATTTTTCGTTTCACACCTTATTGGAGAATCATGATTTTATGGACTTTTCAACCTTTACCCAGCCAATTATTTCGCTACTGAATCAATTGCATATACCTGCAAAATTGGAAGGAAGAAATGACCTGTTGGTCGACGGGAAAAAATTTAGCGGAAATGCTAAATTGGCCAAAAATGGCAAAATGATTCAACATGGCACCATATTGATCGATTCACAGATGCAGGTGCTAAGTGATGCTTTGAAAGTCAATCCATTGAAATTTATCGATAAAGCTGTAAAATCTAATCGCGCACGCGTAACGAATT encodes the following:
- a CDS encoding glutathione synthase, which translates into the protein MKIAFVINQTHKETARFTTTLLALKAHQMGHEVYYIGLADFYYESAYIAAHVRKVMPNQMLTSADRFMEVLRETEKTKMSLEEMDVVWLRFDPVLDMVSRPWAAASALQFASFLKAKGVLVINDPDSLGRASNKLYLEEFDESIRPKTIVTRNYADVVRFFEQQNRLIILKPLKGSGGKNVFLINKDNQQNLKQTVEAIARDGYVIGQEYLPEAAHGDIRFFLLNGEPILINGKFAAVHRVQQGDEIRSNVHQGATTQGAVISAELLGMVEKIKDKLIRDGMCFVGLDVVGNRIMEINVFSPGALCQAEEILKEDFSGFIINKLEEKVAISKKVSLK
- a CDS encoding lipoate--protein ligase — protein: MLIIESPSDDAYFNIASEEYLLGKYPKEDIFLIYINAPSIIVGKFQNTLAEINLDYVNDNNIKVVRRMSGGGAVYHDAGNLNFSFHTLLENHDFMDFSTFTQPIISLLNQLHIPAKLEGRNDLLVDGKKFSGNAKLAKNGKMIQHGTILIDSQMQVLSDALKVNPLKFIDKAVKSNRARVTNLIGYLPTGFTTAHFKELLIEEMKMENPQAKISTFSPLDIENIEKLIKEKYETWDWNFGFSPNYNFKKAIKIPAGFIELHLDVHKGYIERAKIFGDFFASKSIHEIESLLVGRKHELEDIDLLLQSVDLTAYFGQVDVAEILALFK